Genomic window (Dictyoglomus thermophilum H-6-12):
GTCATTGTTACCTCTGGCATAGGAGGTTTTGAAACCTTAGAAAACCAATTTAGGACTTTGTTTGAAAAGGGACCAAATAGGATTAGTCCCTTTTTGATTCCTATGGTTATTATAAATATAGCTTCTGGGAATATCTCAATATTCTTTGGATTTAAAGGACCAAATTATTCTCCTGTTTCTGCTTGTGCTTCTTCTGCTCATGCTATTGGAATCGGTTATAGATTGGTTTCCTCGGGTGAAGCAGATTTTGCTATAGTTGGAGGTAGCGAGGCTTCTATAACCCCTATGGGGATTGCTGGATTTTGTGCTTTACAAGCCTTGTCTACGAGAAATGATGAGCCGGAAAAGGCAAGTAGGCCTTTTGATGCAAAAAGAGACGGTTTTGTGATGGGAGAAGGAGCAGGAATTCTTATTCTTGAGGAACTTAATCATGCATTGGATAGAGGAGCAAGAATATACGCTGAAATTGTAGGGTTTGGCGCATCTGATGATGCATATCATATTACTGCTCCAGATCCTGAAGGAAATGGTGCAGTTTTATCTATGAAAAGGGCAATTAAAGATGCAAATATAAGGCCAGAGGAAATTAATTATATCAATGCTCATGGAACTTCCACTAAGCTGAATGATAAAATTGAAACTCTTGCTATTAAGAAGGTTTTTGGAGAATATGCATACAAAATTCCTGTTAGTTCTACTAAGTCGATGATTGGGCATCTTCTTGGTGCAGCAGCATCTGTAGAATCTATAGCTACAGTTCTTTCTATATATGAAGGAATACTTCATCCTACTATAAATTATGAGGAAAAAGATCCAGAATGTGATCTGGACTACGTACCTAATGTGGCACGCAAGTGGGATGTAAAATATGCTTTAAAGAATTCCTTTGGGTTTGGAGGGCAAAACGCTACTTTGATATTCAAAAAATACGAGGATGGAAAAAAAGAGTAACAAACTAAGAAATATAGATCTGGATGAGATATTATCTAAGGTAAAAGAAAAAACGGGAATTTCTTTTGATAACAAGAATCTAATAATAGAGGCTTTAACTCATCCTTCTTTTAAGCATGAAAATCCTCATTTTGAGTATGATAATCAAAGATTAGAGTTTCTTGGTGATGCAGTATTGAATATGATAATCACTGAAATACTATTTCAAAGATATAAAGAGGCTTCAGAAGGTATTTTAACCCAAAAAAGGATCTATATGGTAAAGGAAGAAACTTTGTATAAAAAAGCCAAAAGTCTCAATTTAGGTGATTTGATTTTATTAGGAAAAGGAGAGGAAAAACAGGGTGGTAGGGAGAAGATCTCCATTCTAAGTGATCTTTTTGAGGCTTTTATTGGTGCTCTTTATTTGGATAAAGGATACGAATTTACAAAGAATTTTGTGGAAAGAATCTTTAGAGAAGAAATAGAAAGTGTAGAAATGGAAATTGACTGGAAGAATCTTTTACAATCCCAACTTATGAAAGAGGGAAAGAAACCCTCATATATTGTTACCCGTGAAGAAGGTCCGGAACATAACAAGATTTTTTATGTGGAGTTATGGATCGATAATAATAAAATAGCAGAAGGCGAAGGTAAAACTAAAAGGGAGGCTGAAATCAAAGCAGCTAAGATAGCTTTGGAGAAGATGAGAAGATGATTTATCTAAAGAGTTTAGAGCTTACCAATTTTAAGTCATTTATTGGGAATAATAAAATTCCTTTTTCTCAAAATTTTACTGTCATCACAGGCCCTAATGGAAGTGGTAAAAGTAATATATTGGATGCTATTCGTTGGGTGCTTGGTGAGCAAAGAGTAAAAACTTTGAGGGCTGAAAAAACTGATGAAGTTATATTTGGTGGAAACAAATTTTATTCCCAAGCTAATTATGCGAAAGTAGAACTTTGTTTGAATATTTTTGGCGAAGATTATTTCATTACTCGCAAAATATATAGGGATGAAGATAGCGAATATTATATAAATGGCAAAATGGTTAGACTGAAAGATATTCAGCTATTTCTTAATAATTTTGGATTAGGTAGGTATGGCTTTGCTTTTTTAGGACAAGGAGAGATTGAAGATCTGATTTTGAAAGAAAATGGAAGAATAAGGGAGTTGATAGAGAATATTGCTGGCATCTCAGGATATCATGAGAAAGTAAAGGAATTGATGTTAAAATTAGAGGTAATTGAGAGTAAGTGGAATGAGCTTGAGGAGAAAAGGAGGGATCTTTTCACAGTTGTTGAAGGATTAAGAAAGGAAGTAAGGATTGCTGAAAGATATGATGTATTGAAAAGTAAGTTGGAAGATGTTAGAACTACATTGGCTTTTATCAGTCTTAAAAAATTAAGAGAAAACATTGATAGATATTTAGAGGAAGAAGAAAAGATCGAAAAGAGAATCTTAGAATTAAATGAGTTGATTAATGTAAACTCGGTAAAGCGTGAAGAACTCAGTGATGAATACAGAAAAATCGAGAAGGATTTATTGAAACTAAGAGAGATTCTAGAGAATATAGATAAAAAGGTTTATGAGGTAACTCTAAAAGAAAATGTTTACCGAGAGAAGGAAAGGCTTATTGGAGATAGTTTAAGAAAGATTGAGAAGGAAAAGATTCTTTTAAAGGAAAAAATTCTTGATCTAGAAACAAAAGAAAAGGAAATTGTCGAACTTCTTAAAAATTTTGATTATGATGATTTTTCAAAAATTGAGGCAGAGCTTAAAGAGAAAGAAAACAGACTCCAAGAACTTATCTTAAATAAGGGAAAACTAGAGGATAAAATAAGAGCTTTTGAACCTATTTTAAAAGAACAGACAAGTATTGAAGACATAAAAATTAAAAGAGAAAGTTTGGAAGGTTTTATTACAAAATATAGAAGGAAAATTGAAATCTTACAGAAAGTAAAAGAAGAAATCGAAGTTAAACTTACAGAAGAAAACAGAATTTTAAGAAGAAAAAAAGATGTTTATGAGAATAACAAATTGGAAATACTGAAACTTAACAATATTCTTGCAGAATTAAAGGAGGCTACTTTTGAAAATCTTCCTCGTGGGGTTAGAGAATTATTATTACATAAAAAAGATAGAGTTCATGATATTGTTAAAAATATTATCAATGTGCCAAAGGAATATCTTGTTGCTATATATAATCTTTTAGGTAATACCATATATGACATTGTTGTGGATAATGAGGATGTTGCAAAGGAACTTATAGGTTATTTAAAAGATAAAAAACTTGGGTGGGCTACTTTTAGACCTCTTACATTATGTAGAGATGAAAGAATAAAGGAAATACCTAAAGATATTTTGGAGAATGCTGTAAGAGCAATAGATGTGGTAAGTTATGATCTGAAATATGATAAGTTAGTCAAAAACGTACTAGGTAATGTTCTAATTTTCACAGATTTCCAAACAGCCTCAATGCACAAAAATTTGCTATGGGACGGCTGGAGGATTGTGACCCTTCAAGGAGAGGTTTTTCATCCCTCGGGTACTATAAGTGGGGGTGTAAGGTTTGGTGTTGAGGCAACGCTTAACACCGAGAGAGCAATATTTGAAACTGAGGAAAAAATAAAGGATTATAGTGAGGCAAATGTGTTTCTAAAAAGAGATATAGAAGATTTAGAGAATAGTATTAATAAAAATAGAAAGTTGAGACAAAAATTAGAGAATTTGATTACAAAAATAGAGTCTAAAATAAATGAAAAGGAAAAAGAGATAAGAGAGATTGAAAGTAAGCTTAGATTGTATGAAGATTACTTGAAAGAGGGAAAGAACATTTTAGAAGAATTTGAAAGATTGTCAAATGAAGTTGAAAGAACAAAGTTAGAATTTGAGAATCTTAGAAAGAGTTATGATGATAAAAGATTTAAGAAGATTGAGACAGAGAAGGATTTAGTTGTAGTTAAAAAAGATTTAAAAGAACTAAATGGGCGCCTATTTAATTTAGAGGAAGAGGAAAAAAGATTTAAGGAAGAGTTGAAGCTTTTGGAAAAGGCTTTAGAAGATTTTAAAGTTGAATATGAGAATATAAGAAGGGAAAAAGAAATTTTTATGGATGAAAATAAAAAGGTTCTTGAAGAAGGAGAAAGAATTAAAAATGAGATAAAAAAGCTTGAGAGAGAATGGCAAAAATTGAGAGAGGAATTTGTAGTACTGGAAGAAAGAAAAAAAGATATTAAAGAAAGAATAAAAGATCTAGAATTTGAATATCAGAGAAATTATCGGGAAGGTTTAGAGATTAAAATGGATCTTCCAGAAGAGGATTTAAAGAGATTAGAAATTGAGATATTACAGGAGATGGAATCATTAGGTCCAATTAATTTTCTTGCTAAAGCTAAGTTGGAAGAGGAGGAAGCCAAATATAATTCTCTTGTTTTCCAGATAGAAGATATTGAAGGGTCTATTAATTCCTTAAAAAAGATTATAAAAGATACAAGGGAAGAGGCAGAAAGAAGATTTTTAAAGGCTTTTGAAGAGTTTAAAATTAAGGCTAAAAATAATTGGAAATTATTCTTCCCTAATGCAGAACTTGATTTGTTAGTTGAAAGCGAAGAAGATATTCTTGATTCAGATATAAGTTTGAGGATTTACTCTCAGAAGAAGAATTGGAGAAATTTATTAATGCTTTCTGGGGGAGAAAAAAGTATAGTAGGAATTGTGCTTCTTTTGTCAGCAGTGGAACTTGCTTCTGTAAATTTCTGTTTTTGGGATGAGATAGATGCAGCTTTAGATAATCAGAATGCTCAAATTTTAGGTAAGAAGATAAAGGAATTAAGTGAGAGAAATCAATTTATTCTAATTAGTCATAATCCAGTATTAATGCAATATGCAGATGTAATATATGGAGTAACTTTGAATGAAAAGGGATCTTCTCAAGTTTTATCTTGGAAAGTAAAAGAGGAGGTATAGAATTGAGTTTTTGGGACAGATTGCCTAAAATAAAAGGATTTGCTGAGAGATTACAAAATATTCTTAAGTTCTCAAGAGTTGACGATAATCTTTTAGATGAACTTGAGATGGAATTTATACAAAGCGATTTAGGGCTTGAGCTTACTAACGAGATCATAAGTGAAATAAGAAAAAGAAAAATAACAAATACCCCGGAATTAAGAGACTTTTTATTTAATTATCTAAAAGCTATTTTGGAGAACTTAGATTACAGACTTGATCTTCTTGAGGATAGATTAAATGTGGTTGTTTTTATAGGCGTAAATGGTACAGGAAAAACAAGTACTGTGGGTAAATTTGCATATTACCTTAAAGGTTTAGGATATTCTCCTATTATAGCTGCTGCAGATACTTTTAGAGCTGCAGCTATTGATCAGGTCAAGATATGGGGAGAGAGAGTAGGAGTTGAGGTGATAGCTCAAAAAGAAGGAGCAGACCCGGGTGCAGTTGTGTTCAACGCTATTGAGGCTGCAAGAGCGAGAAATAAGAATGTTCTTCTTGTAGATACTGCTGGTAGAATGCATACTAAAAGTAATTTAATTGAGGAGCTCAAAAAAATAAATAGAGTAGTAGAAAGAACTTTAGGATATGGACCTTCAGAAAATCTTATAGTTATAGATGCTACCTTAGGCCAGAATGTAATAAGGCAGGTAGAAACTTTTCATAATGCAGTGAATTTAACCGGAGCTGTTTTAACAAAGCTGGATGGAACTGCAAAGGGAGGAGTAATATTTAATGTGGTGAGAAGATTCAATATACCAGTAAAACTTGTGACTATAGGAGAAGGGGTAGAGGATTTGAAGGTTTTTGACCCTAACGAGTTCATTGAGTCATTTATACCGGAGGTTAAGGTATGATAAGGAAGGCTAAGGTAGAAGATATTCCTGAGATTCATAAATTGATTAATGAGTTTGCAGAAAAAGGTTTGCTTCTTCCCAGATCTTTAAGTGATCTTTATGAAAATATTAGAGATTTTTACATCCTTGTTATTGATGGAAAGGTAGTAGGAACATCAGCTTTGCATATAATATGGGAAGATTTAGGCGAGGTTAGGTCAGTGATTGTTAGGGATGAGTATAGGGGTAAGGGATATGGTAAGAAGCTTGTAGATACATGTTTGAGAGAGGCCAAATTCTTAGGATTAAAACGAGTACTTGCACTGACATATATACCAGAGTATTTCAAGAAGCTTGGCTTTGTAGAGATAGACAAAAGGACATTACCTTTTAAGGTTTGGAGCGATTGTGTTAAGTGTCCAAAATTTCCAGATTGTGGAGAAATAGCTCTTCTATATTACTTATGAAGTATTTAGTAGTTCTTATAATTTTTATCTTAGATAGGATTACCAAAGAACTTGCTGAAAGGGGCTACTTCAGTAAGATTAATGTGGATTTTTTTCTAAGTTTTTTTCTTACTCACAATTATGGAATTGCTTTTGGAATTGAGTTTACAAGAAAGATCATCCTATTTTTTAATTTAATAGCTTTAATTGTCCTTATTATCTTATATAAGAGGTATGAATTTTTAGGTTTAGCTTTCATTTTGGGTGGGCTTCTTGGCAATTTATATGATAGAGTTTTTTATGGATATGTGATAGACTTTATTCATCTGAAGAACTTTTTCGTTTTTAATTTGGCAGATCTGTTTATTACTTTAGGAGGGGTTTTGGTGTTTTTTAAACTAATAAAATAAAGAAGGAGGTCGAGAGGAAGGATGTATCCAAAATTACTTACGATTCCACAATTCCAGTTTTTGAAGTATAAAATAGGACCAATTGTTATCTATTCATGGGGAACTTTTGTGGCTCTTGGTTTTCTTATTGGTATTCTTCTTGCTATGAGATGGGCTAAGAAAGAAAATATTGATCCAGATCACGTTCTTAATGTAGCAGTATGGAGCATAATCTCTTCTATAATAGGTGCAAGGGCAGTTTATGTTATTAAATATTGGAATGCTTATAAAACTAACCCAATCACAATTCTTCATTTATGGGACGGCGGATTAATATTTTTTGGTGGCTTTTTCGTAGCACTAATAGTAGTTTTGCTTTATATTAGAAAATACAAGATTGATTATTGGAAGTTCTTAGATATATTAGCTCCTGCCGTTACCATAGGAAGTGCTATTGGCAGAATTGGTTGTTTTCTTAATGGGTGTTGTTATGGATATGAAACTCCACTTCTTTGGGGAGTGAAGTTTCCAAATGTCTATGGTTATAGGCATGCTACGGAGCTTTATTATACAGTTGCTTTCCTTATCGTATTTATATATCTTTTGAGGGTTAAAAGTAGGAAGACTTTTGATGGAGAAGTAGCAACTAATTTCTTCATTTACTATTCCTTTGCCTTTTTTATAGTAGAAATCTTTAGAGACAATCCACGTAATTTCCTATATTTAACAGGATCTCAAACAGTTTCTTTACTCCTAATTGCTTTTGGCATCTATGCTTATAGAAGAAGAAAGGCTGGTCGTCCTATAATTCCCGAGCAGTGTCTCTTTTGGAAAGTTATGACCACAAAACCTAAAGTTAGCAAAAAGAGATAAGTTATATGTTTTTAAGGGTTGCTTTTATAAAACTATCTATAAGTTCAGGAAAGTCTATACCAAAGGCTTTTGCGGCTTCTGGATATAGACTTGTCTCGGTCATTCCAGGAATAGTGTTAACTTCTAATACATAGATATGGTTTGTATTTTCCTCTACGATCATATCAACTCTTGATAGATGTCTGCACCCAAGGGCTTGGTGAGCTAAAATACCAAGCCCTTGGGCTTTTTCGTATACTTCTTTGGGAAGTCTCGCAGGAATAATATGATCTGAGAGTCCTGGAGTATATTTAGTTTCATAATCATAAAAGCCTGTTTTAGGTATAATCTCTATAAGGGGTAAACATACAGGATTATTAATATCGTAGATTCCTGCTGTAATCTCTTTTCCCTTTATATATTCCTCGATGATTATATTTTCATCATATTTAAAAGCCAATTCTATACCTTTTAATAGTTCTTCTTCTGTGCTTGCTAATGAAAGCCCAATAGTAGATCCTTGAGTTGCAGGCTTTATGATCCAAGGTTTTTTTAATTTTGATACATTTTTTACAATATTATTTAAATCTTTTGTTTCAAGCTCCTTTTTAGATAATTCTATCCATTTAGGAGTTGGAATATTGTGAAAGGTAAATATTTTTTTTGCCATTGTTTTGTCAAGGGCAAGGGCACTTGCAAGGACTCCAGATCCTACATATGGAATACCAAGAAGCTCGAGTAATCCTTGAATGGTTCCATCTTCTCCATATTTTCCATGGGCAGATATAATGGCTACATTTATATTTGCTTTTTTAATGTTCTCTACTACATTTTCATCAATGGGAATCTCAATGTAATCGTAACCTTTTAACTTTAAAGCATTTACAATGTTTCGAGCTGTTTTAAAAGCAATCTCTTTTTCACTTGATTTTACACCGATAAGAACACCAATTTTCATAAAGTAAAGATTCTCCTTTCTTTTCCTAAGGTCTATTAGAAAAATTTTACACTTAATTTTTGTTTTTATAAAGATGAATCTTGTTATAATAGAAATCAAAAAAGGAGGAAGTTTAATGACCCAAAAAATTGAGGATATTTTTTTGGAGATAAAAGATGAAAAATTGAAGGGAAAAATTAAAGACTTATATGAAATATTTCAGAGGGTAGCCCAAAGGGGTGGACTCTATATTACTGATTTCTTAGATTTGACAGAACAGTATTATTTTCAGAAAATAAGTAGCTATTTTGTTAATGAATTATATACATCGCTTTATGGCGGCGTAGATGGAGCGGAAAGAAAGATGGGATTTATATCAGATAAGATAGAGTTGATTGAGTATATAGACTACAGTAAATATTTAGTGGGATTAAGCATAAGATCTAAGGATAAAATTTCTATTTCATTTTTAAAGGAGATTTTTGAAAAAAATAACTTAATAAATAAATTAGGGGATATTTGGTATTCAGATGGGATAAAATTAGTTTTGGCAAGCGAAATTTTATCTGATGTTGAGAAACTATTTAATGAATATCAAATTGATTTTGAACTTTTAACCCTTGAACAACTTAAAGCTTATTCTAAAATTACAAGAGTTATACGTACTACAGAGAGTTCTAAGAGATTAGACTCTGTTGGTAGTGCTGCATTAGGGATCTCAAGAAGTAAGATGCAAAGCTATATAAAAGCTGGGGTGGTAACAGTTAACGGGAAAAAAGTATACGATGCTCATTATGAATTGGAAGAGGGAGACATAGTAATAGTTCAGGGGCTTGGAAATTTTAAAATCAATAAAATTAATGTTACTCAAAAGGGTAAATTTTACATGGAAATTGAAAGAAGTCTAAGGAGATAGCATGGAGTATTTTGAATTAATATTAAAAACTAAGAAAGACTTAGAAGAACCTATAATTGCCATATTAGAGATTTTGGGTTCAAAGGGTACAGCTATAGAAGATAATTTCTTTGATAACTCTGTTCTCTGGGATTATGTAGATGAGGAGTTTGCAGAGAGAGACTATGTGCTTATAAGATCCTATTTTGACAAAGATACAGACATGGAAGAGATAATAAATAGATTGAAGGCAAGAATTAAAGAAAATTTTGAAGGGTTAGGGGATGTAGAAGATGTAGAGTATAGAGTTGTTAAAGAAGAAGATTGGGCTAATGAATGGAAAAAGTATGCAAAACCAATATATGTTGGAAGAATTTTAATTTTGCCTTCCTGGGAAAAAGTAGATACTACCGAAGATAAGATTTTAGTTATAATGGATCCGGGAATGGCTTTTGGATCAGGTAGTCATCCTACTACTATTATGTGTATTGAAATGCTTCAGAAATATTTGAAAGAAGGAATGGATGTTTTAGATGTAGGAACTGGTTCTGGAATTCTTTCTATTGTGGCTAAAAAACTTGGTGCAGGTAAGGTTAAAGGCATTGATATTGACAAAAAAGCTGTAGAGGTTGCAAAAGAAAATGCAAAGAGAAACAATGTAGAGTTAGAGTTTCAACAGGCTAATCTTACTATTGGCATAGAGGACAAGTATGATATAGTTGTGGCAAATTTAATTGCAGAGATTATTTTAAAACTAAATTCTGAAGTTAAAAGAGTTTTGAAAGAAAGTGGAGTATACATTACTTCTGGCATCATAGGAGAGAAATTAGATATGGTTTTGAAATCTTTTGAGGAAAATAACATAAAAATCTTGGAGATAAGGGAGAAAGAAGGTTGGTTTACTGTGGTAGGTAAAAATGAAGATTAGAGGGCATCATTTGTTTTGTCTTTTACATTTTGAGGGTAAAGGATATTCTCAAGATTTTGTAGAGAACATGTATAAGGTTAAAGAAGCTCTTGAGAATAGGGGAAAATTCTCTTTAGTTTTGTATTGTGATGATATATGCAAAAAGTGTCCTTATATGGAGAATAACGAATGTAGAAAAGATGTTGATAATAAGCTAATGTATAAAGACAGTGAGATTGTTTCAAGGCTTGGATTAAGTTTAGAGGGAGAACTATATGATTTTGCTTATGTCAAATCACTAATTTTTAAAAATTTTAATAGGAAGGATTTTGAGGATTTGTGTAAGGATTGTTCTTGGTTTTCTTTGTGTAGTGAAAAGGGTGTCTTTGGATAAAGGATGGGATGGATTATGTATAAAAAAGAAAAATCTCATATATACCTATTTTGTTTTGACGATACATATTTTAATCAAAGAAATCTTGTGAGATTTGGAAAAGTAATAGATTTAAGAGGATTTAAACAGGTAAGGTATCTCTGTTCTTATGACAGATTGAAGGAGCTTGAGAAATTTGTTAATTCAATAAGTGGAATTAAGTTCTTAGGTAAAAGTGATTTTCATTACTTTACTTATCTGTTTGTAAAAAGCATTAATATTAAATTTAATCTTGTGGTTATAGATCATCATGTGGATCTAAAAAGCACTTTTGAGGGGTACATTAGCTGTGGATCATGGTTGAGAGATGTTATGAAAATTTCATCTTTAAATAAAATTTTTTTATTTACTTCCGATAATAATACTGGAGAAAATAATAACAAGTTAGTTGTAATAAGCAAGAATTTTAAACCTTTAAAAACCATGATAGGAGATTTGCCTATTTATGTGAGTATAGATAAGGACATTCTTGATAAAAAGTACCTAAATACTAATTGGGAGCAAGGTAATATGGATATTAAAGAATTTTTTAACTTACTTAATTTTCTCTCCCAATTTAATGTGATTGGAGTTGATGTTTGTGGAGAGCCTGATTTTAATTTGGCTGAATATGAAAAAAGTGAGAAATTAAACCTGATGATTTGCAATATATTTTCTAAAAATGAATACTTTAGAAATTCTGCTTAAGGTGTTAGTATAGGATTTAAGTTATGAGATAAATGTTTCTTTGGGTATAATAGAACAAAAGCAATTTTAAAAAATCTTTTAGGGGGACAAATAAATGGAAAAAATAAGCGCAAAAGAAAAGAGTATAAGAGAACTTCTTAAGGATAAAAGATATCTTATTGATTACTATCAGAGGGAATATAAATGGCAGACTAAGCAGGTCAAGGAGTTAATTGAGGATTTAGTTGAGTGTTTTCTAGAAGATTACGATCCCGAAGATTCTAGAGAGAAGATAGCAAATTATAGTAAATATTATCTTGGAGCTATTATTATTTGTGAGAAGGATGCTCAGAAATATATTATTGATGGACAGCAACGTCTTACAACTTTAACACTGCTACTTATTTATCTGAGAAATATATTAAAGGATGAAGACCAGAAAGCTAAGTTGTATAGTCTTGTATTCTCAGATGTTTTTGGCAAAAAGACTTACAATATTGATGTGGAGGAAAGAAAACCTTACCTTGATGAGCTTGTTAAAGGAAATGTTCCTGATATAAACGGTGTTTCCGAGTCTATCGAGAATCTTATTGAAAGCTATAAAGAAATACCTACATTCTTTCCTGATGATTTTGATGATAAAGCATTTCTTTACTTTAGCGATTGGTTGATAGAAAATGTCTATCTTGTAGAGATAACAACTCACGTAGAGGAGGATGCTTATAAGATATTTGAAACGATGAATGATCGAGGTCTTTCATTGACTCCCATTGAAATGTTGAAAAGCTATCTTTTATCAAGAATTAGCGATACTAATAAAAGAAATGAGGCTGCAAAGGTTTGGAGAGAGAAAGTAGAGGCTTTGAGGCGTTTAGGAAAAAATGAAGATAGCGAAGCTTTTAAAGCGTGGATGAGAGGAAAATTTGCAAATAGTATTCGTGAGAAGAAAAAGGATTCTAAACCTCTTGATTTTGATAGAATAGGAACAGAAATGCATCGATGGGTTAAGGAGAATGAAATAATTATTGGTTTAAAAGATTCTGATGACTTTTATAAATTTATAACTAAGGATGTGAAATTTTATTCAGAAAGGTATAAAGAATTAAAGGAATATTCTCAGAAACTAACAAGGGGGTTAGAGTCTATCTATTATCTAAGTTATTTAGGATTTACTCTCCAGTATCCAGTACTTCTCGCTTCGATTAATATCGAAGATGATGACAAAAACATTAAGAAGAAATATCAAATTGTGGGGGATTTCCTTGATATTGTTTTTGTGCGTAGACTTTGGAATTATAAAGGTATAGATTATAAGAACATGCAATACATATGCTTCAATATAATAAAGGAGATTAGAGATAAATCCTTATACGACTTAGGTGAGATATTATTAAGAAAGTTAGCAGAAGATAAATTTAACTTTGCTAAGAACAAAAACTTTAAATTAATATCTTTTAGAAGGTTTTATGTGCATTATATTCTAGCAAGGATGACTGATTTTGTTGAGGTAGAATCAGGCCTGAAAAGCCGATTTGAGGAGTATATAGCTAAGGGTCCAAATAGATATGAAATTGAGCATATATGGTCAAAAAATGCCTTTAATGAGTTAAAGGGTGAATTTTCAAGCTTATCAGATTTTGAAGAACATAGAAATAAAATTGGAGGACTTTTGATATTGCCTAAGAGTTTCAATGCATCCTATGGTGATCTTCTTTATACGGAAAAGCTAAAACATTATTTTGGTCAAAATTTACTTGCAAAATCTTTGCACGAAGATTGCTATAATCACAATCCTGGATTCCTTAATTTCATTGAAAAGACAGGTCTTCCTTTTAAGCCCTATTCTAAATTTGGGAAAAAAGAACTTGAAGAGAGACAAGAACTTTATTGTCAACTTGCCGATATAATATGGTCACCTAAAAGGATAGAAAAGATTTTGAAAGAGAGCTTCTAAAGATAATAATTTTATTAGACATTTAAAGTTGTTTTAAGGTACTTAAAGAGATGTAAAGACTGAGTTAAATGAATTTTGTAATATTGTGGCGAAGCAAAGAACTGAGGCTATGGAGGAGAAGATTGAGAGATATCCTCAAACATATCTTCTAGTTTTGGATGAGGTTGGAGATTGGCACAAAAATCTCTTTATGATGGGTGGTTGTGTTTTTGATTTATCTTGTTTATGGAAAATTATTTTATATTTAAGAGAAATTAAGAGGGATATATTGAAATTTGAAGATACAGACAAAGAATTTAAATGGAGTAATTTTACTTGTAAAATTAAGAAAATAAAAAAATCAAACTCTCCTACATTGGAGTCTGAATTAAAAAAAATA
Coding sequences:
- a CDS encoding DUF1284 domain-containing protein, translating into MKIRGHHLFCLLHFEGKGYSQDFVENMYKVKEALENRGKFSLVLYCDDICKKCPYMENNECRKDVDNKLMYKDSEIVSRLGLSLEGELYDFAYVKSLIFKNFNRKDFEDLCKDCSWFSLCSEKGVFG
- a CDS encoding DUF262 domain-containing protein; the encoded protein is MEKISAKEKSIRELLKDKRYLIDYYQREYKWQTKQVKELIEDLVECFLEDYDPEDSREKIANYSKYYLGAIIICEKDAQKYIIDGQQRLTTLTLLLIYLRNILKDEDQKAKLYSLVFSDVFGKKTYNIDVEERKPYLDELVKGNVPDINGVSESIENLIESYKEIPTFFPDDFDDKAFLYFSDWLIENVYLVEITTHVEEDAYKIFETMNDRGLSLTPIEMLKSYLLSRISDTNKRNEAAKVWREKVEALRRLGKNEDSEAFKAWMRGKFANSIREKKKDSKPLDFDRIGTEMHRWVKENEIIIGLKDSDDFYKFITKDVKFYSERYKELKEYSQKLTRGLESIYYLSYLGFTLQYPVLLASINIEDDDKNIKKKYQIVGDFLDIVFVRRLWNYKGIDYKNMQYICFNIIKEIRDKSLYDLGEILLRKLAEDKFNFAKNKNFKLISFRRFYVHYILARMTDFVEVESGLKSRFEEYIAKGPNRYEIEHIWSKNAFNELKGEFSSLSDFEEHRNKIGGLLILPKSFNASYGDLLYTEKLKHYFGQNLLAKSLHEDCYNHNPGFLNFIEKTGLPFKPYSKFGKKELEERQELYCQLADIIWSPKRIEKILKESF
- the prmA gene encoding 50S ribosomal protein L11 methyltransferase, whose translation is MEYFELILKTKKDLEEPIIAILEILGSKGTAIEDNFFDNSVLWDYVDEEFAERDYVLIRSYFDKDTDMEEIINRLKARIKENFEGLGDVEDVEYRVVKEEDWANEWKKYAKPIYVGRILILPSWEKVDTTEDKILVIMDPGMAFGSGSHPTTIMCIEMLQKYLKEGMDVLDVGTGSGILSIVAKKLGAGKVKGIDIDKKAVEVAKENAKRNNVELEFQQANLTIGIEDKYDIVVANLIAEIILKLNSEVKRVLKESGVYITSGIIGEKLDMVLKSFEENNIKILEIREKEGWFTVVGKNED
- a CDS encoding signal peptidase II, with product MSKISRLWRNSSSILLMKYLVVLIIFILDRITKELAERGYFSKINVDFFLSFFLTHNYGIAFGIEFTRKIILFFNLIALIVLIILYKRYEFLGLAFILGGLLGNLYDRVFYGYVIDFIHLKNFFVFNLADLFITLGGVLVFFKLIK
- a CDS encoding S4 domain-containing protein — its product is MTQKIEDIFLEIKDEKLKGKIKDLYEIFQRVAQRGGLYITDFLDLTEQYYFQKISSYFVNELYTSLYGGVDGAERKMGFISDKIELIEYIDYSKYLVGLSIRSKDKISISFLKEIFEKNNLINKLGDIWYSDGIKLVLASEILSDVEKLFNEYQIDFELLTLEQLKAYSKITRVIRTTESSKRLDSVGSAALGISRSKMQSYIKAGVVTVNGKKVYDAHYELEEGDIVIVQGLGNFKINKINVTQKGKFYMEIERSLRR
- a CDS encoding D-alanine--D-alanine ligase family protein, with the protein product MKIGVLIGVKSSEKEIAFKTARNIVNALKLKGYDYIEIPIDENVVENIKKANINVAIISAHGKYGEDGTIQGLLELLGIPYVGSGVLASALALDKTMAKKIFTFHNIPTPKWIELSKKELETKDLNNIVKNVSKLKKPWIIKPATQGSTIGLSLASTEEELLKGIELAFKYDENIIIEEYIKGKEITAGIYDINNPVCLPLIEIIPKTGFYDYETKYTPGLSDHIIPARLPKEVYEKAQGLGILAHQALGCRHLSRVDMIVEENTNHIYVLEVNTIPGMTETSLYPEAAKAFGIDFPELIDSFIKATLKNI
- the lgt gene encoding prolipoprotein diacylglyceryl transferase encodes the protein MYPKLLTIPQFQFLKYKIGPIVIYSWGTFVALGFLIGILLAMRWAKKENIDPDHVLNVAVWSIISSIIGARAVYVIKYWNAYKTNPITILHLWDGGLIFFGGFFVALIVVLLYIRKYKIDYWKFLDILAPAVTIGSAIGRIGCFLNGCCYGYETPLLWGVKFPNVYGYRHATELYYTVAFLIVFIYLLRVKSRKTFDGEVATNFFIYYSFAFFIVEIFRDNPRNFLYLTGSQTVSLLLIAFGIYAYRRRKAGRPIIPEQCLFWKVMTTKPKVSKKR